One genomic window of Ruegeria sp. THAF33 includes the following:
- the dnaE gene encoding DNA polymerase III subunit alpha has protein sequence MSSSPRFIHLRVHTEYSLLEGAVRLKKLPGLCEKMEMPAVAVTDTNSMFSALEFSVTASGAGVQPIMGCQVDLTYVQAQPGEKPKTPAPLVLLAQSETGYENLMKLSTCLYVDKGGQLPQVTLEELADRSEGLICLSGGPDGPVGMLLQQGQRPAAEALVDRLAAMFPNRFYIELQRHPGEDGQPEAERLTERGHVEMAYAKNLPLVATNDVYFPTPDMYEAHDALICISEGAYVDQQEGRRRLTAQHYFKSQQEMATLFADLPEAIENTVEIARRCAFMAYRRDPILPKFADDEVAELRRIANEGLQKRLAVIPHAVTPEEYQERLDFELGIIESMGFPGYFLIVADFIQWAKDHDIPVGPGRGSGAGSLVAYALTITDLDPLRYSLLFERFLNPERVSMPDFDIDFCMDRREEVIRYVQQKYGRDKVGQIITFGALLSKAAVRDIGRVLQMPYGQVDRLSKMIPVEGVKPVSIEKALKDEPRLREAAREEEVVDRLLTYGQQVEGLLRNASTHAAGVVIGDRPLDALVPIYQDPRSDMPATQFNMKWVEQAGLVKFDFLGLKTLTVIQNAMDLIFKSGRPLHIAADGTELYEPAEGAENQINAIPLDDEATYKLYSAAKTVAVFQVESSGMMDALKRMKPTCIEDIVALVALYRPGPMENIPTYCEVKNGQRQIQSVHPLIDHILEETQGIIVYQEQVMQIAQVMAGYSLGGADLLRRAMGKKIKEAMDAERPKFEAGAAKNGVDAKKASEVFDLLEKFANYGFNKSHAAAYAVVSYQTGWLKANHPVEFMAGVMNCDIHLTDKLAVYFEEVRKGLGLPYVPPCVNRSLATFDVVDGQLVYALGALKNVGVEAMNLVVQGRGDKPFVNLFDFARRVDLKKVGKRPLEMLARAGAFDELDKNRRRVFESLDRLVQYSAAIHEQKNSNQVSLFGEAGDDLPEPRLSPTPDWLPAERLSEEFKAIGFYLSGHPLDDYMPALKRKQVLTLDEVTEKARSGPLIAKMAGVVAGRQERKSAKGNRFAFVQMSDPTGAYEVTLFSDTLEKCREFLETGAQVVLTAEATMEADQLKLLGRSVGPADSLVAEAGATGLRIYVDEAQAVPTVAKVLEDAASAAKGAARGPVQFMLLDPSLPGDIEMELGREFPINPQIKGAIKSLEGVMTVEEI, from the coding sequence ATGAGCAGTTCTCCACGATTCATCCACCTCCGCGTTCACACTGAATATTCCCTTCTGGAAGGCGCCGTGCGGCTGAAAAAGCTGCCGGGCCTGTGCGAGAAGATGGAAATGCCGGCGGTCGCCGTGACGGATACCAATTCGATGTTTTCGGCGCTGGAATTCTCGGTCACCGCAAGCGGCGCCGGGGTACAGCCGATCATGGGGTGCCAGGTCGATCTGACCTATGTCCAGGCCCAGCCGGGCGAGAAGCCAAAGACCCCCGCGCCTCTGGTGCTGCTGGCGCAGTCCGAGACCGGGTACGAAAACCTGATGAAACTCAGCACGTGTCTCTACGTGGACAAGGGCGGGCAACTGCCTCAGGTCACTTTGGAAGAACTGGCCGACCGATCTGAAGGGTTGATCTGCCTGTCCGGTGGACCTGACGGCCCGGTGGGAATGCTACTGCAACAGGGTCAGCGCCCGGCGGCCGAAGCGTTGGTCGATCGGCTGGCGGCAATGTTCCCCAACCGGTTTTATATCGAGCTTCAGCGCCATCCGGGTGAAGATGGCCAGCCCGAGGCCGAACGCCTGACAGAACGCGGCCATGTCGAGATGGCCTATGCCAAGAACCTGCCGCTGGTCGCCACGAATGACGTCTATTTCCCGACGCCGGACATGTACGAAGCGCATGACGCGCTGATCTGCATATCGGAAGGGGCCTATGTCGACCAGCAGGAAGGCCGCCGTCGTCTGACGGCGCAGCACTACTTCAAGTCACAACAAGAGATGGCGACCCTGTTCGCCGATTTGCCCGAGGCCATCGAAAACACCGTCGAGATCGCCAGACGCTGCGCGTTCATGGCCTATCGACGCGACCCGATCCTGCCGAAATTCGCGGATGACGAGGTGGCCGAGCTGCGGCGCATCGCCAATGAGGGCTTGCAGAAACGTCTGGCCGTGATCCCGCATGCGGTGACGCCCGAGGAATACCAGGAACGTCTGGATTTCGAACTGGGCATCATCGAAAGCATGGGTTTCCCCGGCTACTTTCTGATCGTCGCGGATTTCATCCAATGGGCCAAGGATCACGACATTCCGGTCGGGCCGGGGCGGGGCTCGGGCGCGGGCTCGCTGGTGGCCTATGCGCTGACGATCACCGACCTAGACCCGCTGCGCTACAGCCTGCTGTTCGAACGGTTCCTGAACCCCGAGCGGGTTTCTATGCCCGACTTCGACATCGACTTCTGCATGGATCGCCGCGAAGAGGTGATCCGTTATGTTCAGCAGAAATACGGGCGCGACAAGGTGGGTCAGATCATCACCTTCGGTGCCTTGCTGTCCAAGGCCGCCGTGCGCGATATCGGGCGGGTGCTGCAAATGCCCTATGGGCAGGTGGACCGCCTGTCCAAGATGATCCCGGTCGAGGGGGTGAAACCTGTTTCCATCGAAAAGGCGCTGAAAGACGAACCCCGCCTGCGCGAGGCCGCGCGCGAGGAAGAGGTGGTCGACCGCCTGCTGACCTATGGCCAGCAGGTCGAGGGGCTGTTGCGGAATGCTTCGACCCACGCGGCGGGCGTGGTGATCGGTGACCGGCCGCTGGATGCGCTGGTGCCGATCTATCAGGACCCGCGTTCGGACATGCCCGCGACCCAGTTCAACATGAAATGGGTGGAACAGGCCGGGTTGGTAAAGTTCGACTTTCTGGGCCTGAAGACCCTGACCGTGATCCAGAACGCGATGGACCTGATTTTCAAATCCGGGCGCCCGTTGCACATCGCCGCCGATGGCACCGAACTTTATGAGCCGGCTGAGGGGGCTGAGAACCAGATCAACGCCATCCCGCTGGATGATGAGGCCACCTACAAGCTCTATTCCGCGGCCAAGACCGTGGCGGTGTTCCAGGTGGAAAGCTCGGGCATGATGGACGCGCTCAAGCGCATGAAACCCACCTGTATCGAGGACATCGTGGCGCTTGTGGCGCTCTATCGTCCCGGCCCGATGGAGAACATCCCCACCTATTGCGAGGTCAAGAACGGCCAGCGCCAGATCCAATCCGTTCACCCGCTGATCGACCACATCCTCGAGGAAACGCAGGGCATCATCGTCTACCAGGAGCAGGTGATGCAGATCGCGCAGGTCATGGCGGGCTACAGCCTCGGCGGCGCCGACCTGCTGCGCCGCGCGATGGGCAAGAAGATCAAAGAGGCGATGGACGCCGAACGCCCGAAATTCGAGGCCGGCGCGGCCAAGAACGGGGTGGACGCCAAGAAGGCCTCCGAAGTGTTCGACCTCTTGGAAAAATTCGCCAACTACGGCTTCAACAAGTCCCACGCGGCGGCCTACGCGGTGGTCAGCTACCAGACCGGCTGGCTCAAGGCGAACCACCCGGTCGAGTTCATGGCCGGGGTCATGAACTGCGATATCCACCTGACCGACAAGCTGGCGGTGTATTTCGAAGAGGTCCGCAAGGGTTTGGGCCTGCCCTACGTGCCGCCCTGCGTGAACCGCTCGCTGGCGACCTTCGACGTGGTGGATGGCCAACTGGTCTATGCGCTGGGCGCGCTCAAGAATGTCGGCGTCGAGGCGATGAATCTGGTGGTGCAGGGCAGGGGAGACAAGCCTTTCGTCAACCTCTTTGACTTTGCCCGCCGGGTCGACCTGAAAAAGGTCGGCAAACGTCCGCTGGAAATGCTGGCGCGTGCCGGCGCTTTTGATGAGCTCGACAAGAACCGTCGCCGCGTGTTCGAAAGCCTTGACCGTCTGGTACAGTATTCGGCGGCGATCCATGAACAGAAAAACTCCAATCAGGTGTCTCTGTTCGGTGAGGCAGGCGACGACCTGCCCGAACCGCGCCTGTCGCCGACGCCCGACTGGCTGCCGGCCGAGCGCCTCAGCGAAGAATTCAAGGCCATCGGCTTCTATCTCTCGGGGCATCCGCTGGACGATTACATGCCCGCGCTGAAGCGCAAACAGGTGCTGACGCTGGATGAGGTTACGGAAAAGGCCCGGTCCGGTCCGCTCATCGCAAAGATGGCAGGGGTTGTCGCCGGGCGGCAGGAACGGAAATCGGCCAAGGGCAACCGCTTTGCTTTCGTTCAAATGTCTGATCCCACCGGCGCCTATGAGGTCACGCTGTTTTCGGACACGCTGGAGAAGTGTCGCGAGTTTCTGGAAACCGGCGCGCAGGTCGTGCTGACTGCCGAGGCAACGATGGAAGCCGATCAGCTCAAGCTGCTGGGCCGCTCTGTTGGTCCTGCGGATTCCCTTGTGGCCGAGGCCGGAGCAACTGGGCTGCGAATCTACGTTGACGAAGCACAGGCCGTACCAACGGTGGCCAAGGTGTTGGAAGACGCCGCCTCTGCCGCGAAAGGGGCTGCACGGGGACCAGTCCAGTTCATGTTGCTGGACCCCAGCCTGCCCGGCGATATTGAGATGGAACTGGGACGTGAATTCCCAATCAACCCGCAGATCAAGGGCGCGATCAAATCCCTTGAAGGCGTCATGACCGTCGAAGAGATATGA
- a CDS encoding SlyX family protein — MQHLEEEIAHLTRTVDELNTVVTRQQSEIDRLTQRVEMLLQREAERAQEGSGGVVFGDERPPHY; from the coding sequence ATGCAGCATCTGGAAGAAGAGATCGCCCATCTGACCCGTACCGTGGACGAACTGAACACGGTCGTCACCAGACAACAGTCGGAAATCGACCGGCTGACCCAACGGGTTGAAATGCTGTTGCAGCGCGAAGCAGAACGGGCGCAGGAAGGTTCAGGCGGCGTTGTCTTTGGTGACGAACGACCGCCTCACTATTGA
- the hisS gene encoding histidine--tRNA ligase: MAKPKKQPRPKAVTPKGFRDYFGEEVTQRTEMLRTIAGVYHRYGFDALESSAVETVEALGKFLPDVDRPNEGVFAWQEFDEGGNGDWMALRYDLTAPLARVYAQHRNDLPTPYRRCAMGPVWRNEKPGPGRYRQFYQCDADTVGTASMAADAEICAMLSDTLETVGIPRGDYLVRVNNRKVLNGVLEAMGLGEDAAARDNVLRTIDKFDKVGEQGVRELLTKGRLDASGAFIDGVDLSEDQADPVIAFLTSKADDAAGTLANLRAAVGDSKIGAEGITELEQIGELLAAGGYGADRIQIDPSVVRGLGYYTGPVYEAELTFEIFDEKGRKRQFGSVSGGGRYDDLVKRFTGQEVPATGISIGVDRLLAALREKGRISAQATGPVVVTVMDRDRMADYQAMVAELRNAGIRAEVYLGNPKNFGNQLKYADKRNSPIAVIEGGDEKAKCIVQIKDLILGAKIAESATLEEWKERPSQFEVPRSDLVAKVREILDSQD; this comes from the coding sequence ATGGCCAAGCCCAAGAAACAGCCCCGCCCCAAGGCCGTCACGCCGAAAGGGTTCCGCGACTATTTCGGCGAGGAAGTCACGCAGCGCACCGAGATGCTGCGGACGATTGCGGGCGTGTATCATCGTTACGGGTTCGACGCGCTTGAAAGCAGTGCGGTCGAGACCGTCGAGGCGCTGGGCAAGTTCCTGCCTGATGTGGATCGCCCGAACGAAGGCGTGTTCGCCTGGCAGGAGTTTGACGAGGGCGGCAACGGCGATTGGATGGCGCTGCGCTATGATCTGACAGCACCTTTGGCTCGGGTCTATGCCCAGCACCGCAACGATCTGCCCACGCCCTACCGCCGCTGTGCGATGGGTCCGGTCTGGCGCAACGAAAAGCCGGGGCCGGGGCGGTACCGTCAGTTCTATCAGTGTGATGCGGATACGGTGGGGACGGCCAGCATGGCCGCCGATGCCGAAATCTGCGCGATGCTGTCGGATACGCTGGAAACCGTGGGCATTCCTCGCGGCGATTATCTGGTCCGGGTCAACAACCGCAAGGTTTTGAACGGCGTGCTCGAAGCGATGGGTTTGGGCGAAGACGCAGCCGCCCGTGACAACGTTCTGCGCACCATCGACAAGTTCGACAAGGTGGGCGAGCAGGGCGTGCGCGAGTTGCTGACCAAAGGCCGGCTTGATGCCTCGGGCGCGTTCATCGACGGTGTGGACCTGTCCGAAGATCAGGCCGACCCGGTGATCGCTTTCCTGACCTCCAAGGCTGATGATGCCGCTGGAACGCTGGCCAACCTGCGTGCGGCCGTGGGTGACAGCAAGATCGGCGCCGAAGGAATTACGGAATTGGAACAGATCGGCGAGTTGCTGGCCGCGGGCGGCTATGGCGCTGATCGCATCCAGATCGATCCCTCGGTCGTGCGCGGTCTGGGGTATTATACCGGGCCGGTCTATGAGGCCGAACTGACCTTCGAGATCTTTGATGAGAAAGGCCGCAAGCGGCAGTTCGGCTCGGTCTCGGGCGGCGGCCGTTATGACGATCTGGTCAAGCGCTTTACCGGGCAGGAAGTACCTGCGACAGGCATCTCCATCGGCGTTGATCGCCTGCTCGCCGCGTTGCGCGAAAAGGGCCGGATCAGTGCTCAGGCCACCGGCCCTGTGGTCGTGACCGTAATGGACCGCGACCGCATGGCCGACTATCAGGCGATGGTGGCCGAGCTGCGCAATGCCGGCATCCGGGCCGAGGTCTATCTGGGCAATCCCAAGAATTTTGGCAACCAGCTGAAATATGCGGACAAGCGGAATTCTCCGATTGCAGTGATCGAGGGCGGCGACGAAAAAGCCAAATGCATCGTGCAGATCAAGGACCTGATCCTGGGGGCCAAGATTGCCGAAAGCGCCACGCTCGAGGAATGGAAGGAACGCCCCAGCCAGTTCGAGGTGCCGCGCAGCGATCTTGTCGCCAAGGTGCGCGAGATTCTGGACAGTCAGGACTGA
- a CDS encoding ATP phosphoribosyltransferase regulatory subunit encodes MPNRSQIQAQAAMMRVRFEAAGAQVVDPPLLQSAETLLDLYGEDIRARAYVTSDALRGEQMLRPDFTLPVVQMHMRDGAEPARYTYSGEVFRRQEHDPDRANEYIQVGYEVFDRDDPAGADAEVFSLMALQLRGLPLRAATGDIGILTAAVEGLRTTERRKAALMRHLWRPRRFRVLLDRFAGRKAPSEGRAALLDAADPMAFDAPMIGKRRKAEIAARIEALREDRDTPPISDNELAGLETLLNVRETMPFALEQLRDVAVDLPQITPALDRLEARVAALQARGVDVERLDFEAAYGRTSMEYYDGFVFGFYAEGRPDLPPIATGGRYDALTRQLGRGDEIPAVGGVLRPDLMLEIEEGAV; translated from the coding sequence ATGCCCAACCGATCCCAGATCCAGGCCCAGGCCGCGATGATGCGCGTGCGCTTCGAGGCCGCCGGGGCGCAGGTCGTCGACCCGCCGCTGCTGCAATCGGCCGAGACGCTGCTGGACCTCTACGGCGAGGATATCCGCGCGCGCGCCTATGTCACCTCGGACGCGCTGCGCGGCGAACAGATGCTGCGCCCGGATTTCACCCTGCCGGTGGTGCAGATGCACATGCGCGACGGGGCCGAACCGGCGCGCTATACCTATTCGGGTGAGGTGTTCCGCCGTCAGGAGCATGACCCCGACCGCGCCAATGAATACATCCAGGTGGGATACGAGGTCTTTGACCGTGACGATCCGGCCGGGGCCGATGCCGAGGTGTTTTCGCTGATGGCGCTTCAGTTGCGCGGGCTGCCCCTGCGCGCGGCAACCGGGGATATCGGTATCCTCACCGCTGCGGTCGAAGGGCTGCGCACGACCGAGCGTCGCAAGGCCGCCCTGATGCGGCACCTGTGGAGACCGCGCCGATTCCGTGTCTTGCTGGATCGGTTTGCGGGTCGCAAGGCGCCCTCGGAAGGGCGCGCCGCGCTGCTGGACGCTGCCGATCCGATGGCGTTTGATGCCCCAATGATCGGCAAGCGCCGCAAGGCCGAAATCGCAGCGCGCATCGAAGCCCTGCGCGAAGACCGCGATACGCCGCCGATTTCCGACAATGAACTGGCCGGGCTGGAAACGTTGCTGAATGTGCGCGAGACCATGCCATTTGCGCTGGAACAGCTGCGCGACGTGGCGGTGGATCTGCCCCAGATCACGCCCGCCTTGGACCGGTTGGAAGCGCGCGTGGCTGCGCTGCAAGCACGTGGCGTCGATGTCGAGCGGTTGGATTTCGAGGCCGCCTATGGCCGGACATCGATGGAATACTACGATGGTTTTGTTTTTGGGTTTTACGCAGAAGGTCGGCCTGACCTGCCTCCGATCGCCACGGGCGGGCGCTATGACGCGCTGACACGGCAATTGGGCCGCGGAGACGAAATCCCGGCTGTCGGCGGCGTGTTGCGCCCCGACCTGATGCTGGAGATCGAGGAGGGTGCTGTATGA
- the hisG gene encoding ATP phosphoribosyltransferase, with protein MSLKLGVPSKGRLMEKTFSWFEKRGITLSRSGSDREYAGKVEGIDGVSLILLSAGEIPRELAAGRIHLGVTGIDLVHEKLPRWEQQVEEVSQLGFGKADLIIAIPACWVDVDTLDDLDAAAAAFRKTHGHRLRIATKYHRLVREFLTDAGVADYTLVDSQGATEGTVMNETAEAIADITSTGETLRANHLKILSDGLILQSQATLWRSRVAKYDPTEKAVLSELLDRLR; from the coding sequence ATGAGCCTGAAACTGGGTGTGCCCTCGAAGGGCCGGTTGATGGAAAAGACCTTCTCGTGGTTCGAAAAACGCGGCATCACCTTGTCACGCAGCGGGTCGGACCGGGAATATGCGGGCAAGGTCGAAGGGATCGACGGTGTCTCTCTGATCCTGCTGTCGGCGGGGGAAATCCCGCGTGAACTGGCGGCGGGGCGGATTCATCTGGGCGTCACCGGGATCGATCTGGTGCACGAGAAACTGCCGCGCTGGGAACAGCAGGTTGAAGAGGTTTCGCAGCTTGGATTCGGCAAGGCTGATCTGATCATCGCAATCCCGGCATGTTGGGTCGATGTCGATACGCTTGATGATCTGGACGCGGCAGCAGCTGCGTTTCGCAAAACCCATGGCCACCGGCTGCGGATCGCCACCAAGTACCACCGTCTGGTTCGGGAATTCCTGACAGACGCGGGCGTGGCCGATTATACGCTGGTCGACAGTCAGGGCGCGACTGAAGGCACGGTGATGAATGAAACCGCTGAAGCAATTGCCGACATCACCTCGACCGGAGAGACCCTGCGCGCGAACCACCTGAAGATCCTCTCGGACGGTCTGATCCTGCAATCACAGGCCACGCTGTGGCGCAGTCGCGTTGCAAAATATGATCCGACAGAAAAAGCGGTTCTGTCCGAACTGCTGGATCGGTTGCGGTAA
- a CDS encoding DUF1489 family protein yields the protein MDNYVNLIKLSVGSESVDTLMAWQDSYCQRFADGLPRHVTRMWPKREAEILNGGSIYWVIKGVIQCRQRILRLDEVIGDDGIRRCAIVLDPKLHRTQNALKRPFQGWRYLKPEDTPADLPKNREQDDALPDDLNRALAEIGVL from the coding sequence GTGGATAATTACGTAAACCTCATAAAACTTTCGGTCGGGTCGGAAAGCGTCGACACGCTGATGGCCTGGCAGGACAGCTATTGCCAGCGGTTCGCCGATGGCCTTCCACGCCACGTCACCCGCATGTGGCCCAAGCGCGAAGCCGAAATTCTGAACGGCGGATCGATCTATTGGGTCATCAAGGGCGTAATCCAGTGTCGCCAAAGGATCCTGCGGCTGGATGAAGTGATCGGAGACGATGGTATCCGCCGCTGTGCCATTGTGCTGGACCCCAAGCTGCACCGCACCCAGAACGCCCTGAAACGCCCGTTTCAGGGATGGCGTTATCTCAAGCCTGAAGATACCCCTGCCGATTTGCCCAAAAACCGCGAGCAGGACGATGCCCTGCCCGATGATCTGAACCGCGCCCTGGCAGAAATAGGTGTGCTGTAG